The genomic window AACTCATTCCTATGACTGGAATTTCCTTTTCACCGACGCCACTATGATCCGGCAACTGTAACGTCAATACACACAATTAGATATGAATTAAAACTAGCCCTAACACAATAAGTATTTAATACCAATTCTTAGCATACTTTAATAATATCTCAAATAAATATGTAACTGTACCCGAATTTCCAAATAAATGAGCttcttgaattttaaaaaatatctatatTATACAGATTTGTTTCACTATAAATACTAACCAAAACTTTAGCCCAACCCAATATATTGAATGTTGGATTGGTTTGAATTTATATGGTTAACAAGTTGATCACATAAGGAACCAATACATTTGATAGGTTCACAAATCACATAACACCTTTATATAGTAACCTGCGAATATTTTCAGTAAAATCCTATGATTATAAATATAGAAATGATATTTGAACTTTAGGGAAGTGTACAATCATCGCTCTACTAAAATCTTTTATATCATTATATGGTCTGATACCATTTCAGGATTCATATAGCACTCACTAATATAGTTATACTATATTGAAAGCACATACCGAATTGATGTAACCTATCCtaagaaagtagatgaaaagtAAAATCAAAGCATATTCTCATCAAAACCTTGCCAAGGCATAAATACTACCAAAAAGAGCACATATTATTTCTTAGTCAATAATACAAAATTAACACAGTAAAAGATCTAATGTGACTTAAAAAACATCTAATTAGCATGAATTAGAAACATTCACATAGCACATTCAAACCTCGTGTCCGTAGTCCAACTCATCCTTTCTAGTCACAACGacgtcggtaatttcgtcgacCTTCAATTAAAGACACCGGAAAAAATCATTATCAAGTTAAGATCCTTCCTTACTATATATTGAATGAGTCCAATAAAAACCATCAAAAAATATTGCAAAACAAATCTAGGAGTCAAGCATACTTTAATGATGGCAATTCTTATGATTCGAACATGCTGGGTAAGTATTTAGTAGCAATTTTAAGCATACTTTGCTCAACTAAATATATCACTGTGCCAGAATTTTTCAAATAAATGTACTTTTTGAACTGAAAAACCATCTAATTAGCATGAATAATAAACATTCAAATAACACATTGTTATAAAATTTCTTACAACGAATGAGCAACTTATGCAACATACCTTCGACCCTTCTTACTCTTGAATAACTACTTCACCTACACTGAATTGTTCATCGCCTTGTGTTGGATTGATCAATGTACTAATCGATCCGCCTTCCGGGGTTGAAAACGCCATGGAAGATGCTCTCTTCCGGAAGTGTTGCACTGCACCCTTCTCTTCGATGGTTGATTGGAGGAGGTTGGCGCCGCTGATGTAACTAAGAGCGAACCATACACCGTAGCCGCCGAGAGGGAGATAAGATGAATAATCGGGAGCGTATACTTCACTTGAGAATGGAGCGGCACTTGGATGGTCCGATGGAGAAGGACGGTGCCATCAATGATATGAAGAGAGAACCATGTACCGTAGCCACCAAAGGGAATAGAGGGTGAAGAATCGGGCTTGATTTCTGTTTCGTGATCCCAGGAGCAGTTTTGAAACATATCTCTCAAAAGATGATTTTAATTAAACAgcaattaataataaatattgtaaattaaaaaaataaattaatttagttttttatataaattaatgtgattttatttattttttggctGGTCACCTCTTGATTTCATATACTTTTTCATTTTATAATGGAGCATCCCATGAAAGCAAATATCCCTTCTCTCTTATATTCATTTCAATTTGCTTGGAAACacttcaaaaaataattaaaaattaaaggcAAGAGATGAAATACTAGgagaatcaaccaaagaaacaaaagTAATTaggaataataataaataacaaacTACATCCATAACACAAGTAAAAGACgaacgaaaaaataaaaaattgaacacATTTTGAATTGTTTCAATGATGAGAAAGTGGCTGATATAATACATTTTACAGGATAAAATAACAGTGTTTACTAAAATTCTAATCGTTCATCAAAATTCATAAAATTAAATCCCTTTTTCTCCTCTCACCGCCAGAACTGTACCGCTACCTCCCGTAAATTCTTCAATGCTAAATAAAGGTTAAAACTTTTATCTTATTCATCCATCACAAATACATGCAACAACTGATTAAGAAGTACATTTGTACTAATTAACTCAAAACATGCAAATAGATAATATATTTCTATTAGTAGAAGATAATGTTATATGATACTCCGCTTCTAAAATTTTAGGTTTCTCTTATTTTAGAGAGTGAACGAGCGAACGTACTAATTTAGACTTCATTTGATTTATATATAAAATGAGACATAAATATAGAGACACAATCATTaaagatataaatataaaatatttgtgtTTATATATtgtatttgataaaaataataaacaaaatatacaaatatttaaaaaaaattaaataactctCGATTCAACTACAAATTCTACTACTAATAACACTACACCTCTATCATTTCAAAATCTGTCATCACCATTTAAATTTTTATCCCTTTCAatacttcttatctttttcaatatCATCTCAAATCATTattcaaatattaaatatataattttcttgaaataaaaacaaagaaccaaAGCTTAGAGTTTATTAAgtactaattaaaatttaaataaataaaaaattaaatgtacAATTTTTTcttgaagaaaatgaaaaatcGAACCagaaaaaacaagaaagaagaagatgattgcAAGGAAAACAGGAAGAAGCAGAAAATTAGAAGGAAAAGACAACAAAAAAGGGAATAAGGAGACAATTATTTGGAAGAAAAGAGGCGGATGTGGAACTAGAAGAGACAAATCAAGAGAAAGAAGGAGAGACGTAGCAGTTCTGGAAGGTGGAGCTTGGATATGGAAAGCGTGGAAAAGAGATAGAACGGATATGGAAGAGAAAGAGCGTGGTGATCGGTGAGGTCACCTCGACAGTAATGACGAGACAGAACACAGAAAAATATACATCCGTAAATaggtaaaaaaaaataatgacaAATGACAAATCGAATACAGCGACatcagaagaaaaagaagaagagacgacGATTGAATTTTTATTGGTAAGAGTTGAAAAAGGCAGAAAAAAAGTTAGTGACTAGTAAAAAAAGAAGAACTGATGACAGTATctgagaaaagaaaaggaaaaaaaaggtctaaaaaaaaggaaagacaaattttaaaaatttaaaaattaaataagaataaaaaaataaaaaaaattaatgcctTATAAATTGTGTTTCGATATCTCAATTATTTAGAAATATATAAATTTAGTGTTTCATATTTATCTGTGTTCTTCTGTATTCATCGAAAATTTATATCTCAAATCTATATCTCATCAAACTAAATAAAAGATATGTATTATCATAGAAACATAAACATCAACTAAACACTGCCTTAATTCTAGTTATACACTAGTCTAGATACAAGTATAATAGATAATACGTGgatgatttttaccaaaatttaaaACGTACCATACATCAATAAGAATATGATGTgattaaataataataactatTGTTTTATCGCATTACAGTAGatgtatatttttaaaaaaaaatgtatcaTGCATGCAATTTTGggttaaaaaaaatcattataaGAGTTATTGTATAAGAAACATTAGAAAGAGCACTGGGGAATACCGGTGCACCAATTATTTTaaccgttaattttaattaatatatattatatattttttttataattcagatcaacggttaaaataactggtGTACCAATACTTCCgatgcacttgaaatgtttcttattgtataaatataaaatttcaaTCTAGCTAATAGATGAAATTATTATTATAAGAATTATTAAtagttaaaataattttaaaaaaattacattNNNNNNNNNNNNNNNNNNNNNNNNNNNNNNNNNNNNNNNNNNNNNNNNNNNNNNNNNNNNNNNNNNNNNNNNNNNNNNNNNNNNNNNNNNNNNNNNNNNNNNNNNNNNNNNNNNNNNNNNNNNNNNNNNNNNNNNNNNNNNNNNNNNNNNNNNNNNNNNNNNNNNNNNNNNNNNNNNNNNNNNNNNNNNNNNNNNNNNNNNNNNNNNNNNNNNNNNNNNNNNTATTTTTGAAATATATTTCTATTAGTAATGGTGGTCATGTGGAGAATgactatttttaaaaatattacaagaaaaaaaataattgcaGCAGGACAAAAATCTCTTACAAAGAAAAGATAATATCATACAATAAATGAAAAAACAAAATAGTGATATGTATATGGGTATTGGTGTTGATATTGATATTGACGGTGGTAGTAAAAATAATAATGGTAATAAAGTATAGTTgtataaaaaatagtaaaatagaaATTATAATGAGAAAAATGAGAAATGATGATCGGAGATTATAGTAGTAATAGACTAGTGGTAGTTAATTTTattacttaaaaaatttataccaTCTCAAAATAATAATGTTAAAGATAGAAGTATTTTTTTAAGGAGTCGATTATTATCATTCTTGAAATGGAAAAAGGCCGAGTTAGATCTCTAGTCTTGTaaagatcttttaaaaatcaTTTTGATGATTAATCCATTATTATAGTTAGGGGCCGATGCTTCCCCAGTTGGACCTAAGAGTGTTGTGCTGCTCATTAAATAATGAAGACTATAAGACTTCACTGTACCGGTAAGGCATGAACTATGAATTAAGAATAATATATTGGTAGATGCATAGATTGCGTCAGTCATTCTACCTTTAGAACCAACCAAACAGGTGCAGAATAATATCCtacaaagaataaaaatattgcaACGTTATTATTTATCGACAATGCCTTTGATTTATTTATAATGGATTAATTTTGCGCCGCTAATACATAAAGACTTAAAACTAAAACATTATAATGCATTATGCTTAAGGTTAAATACGATTTTGGTCTCTATAATTTAAGTCGAAAATTTTTTTCATTCTCAACTTTTTTTTACATATAAAATTGTCTTTAAAGTTCAACGTAATTTTAAAATCTTCCTTTAGACAATTATACCTTCAACATATTTATCTCCCTCACACCTTCTATAGAAAGCCTCGTCGTCGCCCTCACTATTGCTTGGCTCTCCCCTTCGCAGTGCCGCGACTCGCGCCCTAGCCCCCTGTGACTCACCCTCACCGTCACTTTTCCCTCGCCCTCACAGTGTCATGACTGGCGCCCTAGCCTCGCTGCGATGTGTCTGGCCCTCACCCTTGTATTCCTCGTCATCATCGATGAGGTGGTGGTGACGGTGGTGGTCGTGTTCCTCGTGTTTCCAGTATCACTGTCGTACCTCCCTTCGCCTTTCCTCCATGCCCTCTGCCGTTCAGATCTCCCTTCCCTCCCTTTTTTTTCATCACAAACCCTAATTTTTTAATATGgattattgttaatttttttgtttcttgttaatgaTGATGATTTTGGTGATGaattgctgttttggttttgatttaTTTGTGGTTGTTGTTGAAGGTTAGATTTTTTTGTTGAATTCATGAACAAATGGTGATAAGGTGGTAGTGGGTGGAGTGGTGCAAATGGTGATGGAGTGATAGTGGCTggggtggtggtggtagtggtaagaagaaaaaggaaaatattttggttttttaaaaaattaatctattcaaaagaacgattttaaaatTACGTTGAACTTTAGAGataattttatatgaaaaaaaattaaaaacgaaataaAAAACTACTCACAGTATATAGTTAATTATTGTAATATATAAAGTACTCTCATTATTGTATGCATGAAATTATGCACCATACATGcgcatataaaaaatatatatgcatcATGCACgtgtgttattatttttatttcttgtaCTATCCATATTATTCACCTATAAAATATCATTCTCTCTAGTTTAATAGAGTTAAATTTCAACATATTTATTATCTATTTccaatattatttattatttttgttacattTTAGTTTCATTTGTGATATATATAGTTACGCGTTTATGGATTTTTATCTGTATAAAAGTTTTAAACATTGCCAAAATAATTCTAATTTTCTTGATATgcgttttaacttttaatttttattttatttcaagaGGGGAGTAGAATTTATAGCGAACAACAAAAAGTAACAAAATTAACGAACCTAGAAAGGAAGGAGACAAATAATACAGCCCTCACACAACTGAAAGCAAAGGGGATCAAATAGTGTatgatataataataaataaataagatagtTTTCAAAAAGAAGTCCAAGTTGGGCCATGTATGTTGTCATgtggaaattaaaataaataaaatgggtCCTAATGAAAGGGACAAGTGTTCCAGGTACGTGCTCAGATTCATGCATGTAACATTAAAATTCAGCTGCTCCATTCTCATTCCTTGAACCTAAGAAACCAAACTGTTACCATAAATCATATTGTTCTACCCATTTCATAATTcctgaacccaacaacaataagtcaataataatagtaataataataataatatctttccctctttgcTGTTATTACCATTTtgacattttcttttcttctattatttcttttctattttcattaTTTATTCATTTCTTTTAATAATATCTCTGGAGTCAAGACCCCTTCTATATATCTAAATTTCTTGGTTCCTAAAAAGGTTCTCTGTGCCAAATGTTTGCATGTGACACGTACTATATAATCCTAAGATTTATTCTATGCCGGTATGTAtctaatcttatcttatcttatgtaTATATAGGCAAACATATTGGCTTTGTAAATTAAtctttttttccaaaaatattaattaaaataatcagATGACCCACAAACCTTATGGCATAACGAAAGCATATATAGAAGTAGAACTTGAAaaagtatatattattatatagacAGCATTGTTTTTATCATTTGATTTAGGAACAGTGATGAGGTCTTCCCAAAGCATCCAAGATAAATCCATAACttactttatttaaaaatttaaaattcctgatatttttctatctttttcactaAAAAATTATCACCAAATAAACCACTAAAAAAAATCTGAAACATGGAAATAGTGAAAATAGCAGGCATACCAAATAGTCGTTTGTTTCTAATATTTTGAAGGTTCATCAAAGTAACACTAGCATATTGCCAAGTCTTATAACAATCCTAATATCCTGCATTAAGTGTGTCATATGTAATCTTaatttaggaagaaaagaaaaaaaaaaaaaaggaaaatcctGTTATATTGTTGGACCTGAACTCTGAATATGCATGTAATACATTTGATACATACATAATAACTAATTCTGTATACCAATTTTCTTTTACTTCATTTCCAAACTGTGTATAACATTTCTAAGTTGAAACATTGCTAACAGAAAGTGccaaagagtttttttttttttttctttttcttcttcatccccACCCCCCAAAACCTAATTTCTACCTTCAGAATATAACTTAATAAATTTCATTGATGCTTGAAAATGTGAAGAATCTCACAGGACATTATTTCCCTGAATTATGAGTCTTCTGAGCTCACTTGCAATTCCTTGCAACAAAACTGGTTTTTGGATAACTCCATTGATACCAATCTGCATGCACTTCTCCCACAACTCATCTCCCATATTCACGGTCAACGCTACGATCATCGGCCAGTTTCGGCTCCTGAACTTCCGAATCCTCGTGGTGActtcaaagccatctatgtcagGCATGTGAAGATCCAAAAGAATGATTTGGAAAGAAGTTCCGGCAGGTCCGATGGCAGTAAGGCATTCGAATCCGGAGGATACGGTGGCTACAATGCAGCCTAATTTCTGAAGCAACTTTTGGGTCACTGCCCTATTTACATCGTCGTTGTCGGCCAATAGAACTTGCAGACCTCTCAACAGAGAATTGGAACCATGACGCTCCGAAAACTCTCCAGGTTCCGAGATGGCTATGCTGATTGATGGTCGTAATTGAAACCGAAGAACGAGGGCCATGCTTTGAGGATAACCATGAGAATTCGGAACCAACCATATGTTGCCTTGCATCAGCTGCCAATAACATAGTAGAAGAGACTAAGTACCATTCATGAATCATGATCCAAATTCAAAACACAAAAGAGAGCAATGGAACCTTATTCATGATCCTAATTCAAATGAATTAAAGAACTAGAACAAAATTATAGTTAACAATTGAATATGGGATATGCTACTATGTTTTAGCATTTCAATTCCTACAAAATTCACAATGCATTACATAAAATTCAAGAGACAAAACAGTCACTAAATGAACTTATGCAGTTCATAACTAGAGATTCAAAACTCAATGACTTAATGTGCATATTTTTTAAGTAGACATAAATAACAAACTTCTTGAAACTCACCTGAACTATCCTTTTGCAAATGCTGAAGCTCAATCGGCCCTCGACCCTATCACTAGAAAATTTCCTAACTCCAAATCCCGAAGAAAACGAGCTCCCAATTTCTGAATCACTACTGTTGATCCCTATCTCAAATCTAATATTTACATCACCACTAGATGAGCTTGGTCTCCAACTTGTCCACCCTTTGTCAGTCCTTCCCTGACTTCCGGTTTCGGCGAAAACTCTAAGTACGAGAGTTCCTTCCCTTTGGCTATGATCCAGAAGGTTCCCAACCATGTGCAAAATTACCTGAAAAACCCTCCTCTCGTCGCCCATTACATTGTCCGGCAAAGACTTCTCGACCTCGACCAGAAAACCAAATCCTCTATAGACACACATGCACTTGGCAAGGCAAGCCGCTTCCTTTATCATCGAATGTAATCTGAAAGACCTTATCTCCAAAGAGAATCTCCCATCATCCTTTGCCGAATTGTCCATGGCATCATTTATCAAGTTCGATAAGACATTGCTCGTCCTTAGCATTGCATCCACGATAAGTTTCTGTTCGCTCTTCAAATTATCGTCTTGCACCATTGAAAGCAATCCCAAAATCGAGTGCATAGGCCTCCTCATCCCATCACTCATGACTTTCTGAAATGAGCTTCTTGCCTGGCTCGCCATCATAGCATCCCTTTTCGCCTGTTGCAAAGCGCGATTTTGTTCCTCCAATTTCTCTCTCATGAGCTGAGACTCTTCCAGAATTGCAGCATGAGATAAAGCCACTGCAACCTGATCAGCAACCACCTTAATTATCTCCAGCTCTTGATTGCTCCAAGATCTAGTCTCTCCACTCGGAAGAATCAATACCAATATTGCATAACATGCCTGCGTTAACTCCGGTGTTCCTCCTTTGAAATTACAAACTCGCAACATTGGCATGCGGATTGCAGCAACCGGTCCAATCTCGCCATTTACACCACTACTTGCACCAGCAAGTGCTGAGTCAGGGCCAAGTATATTCACTCCATCACTTCCTTTAATCTTTACAACGTCCGGATCAGTAATTGGTATAGTAAAATTAAAATTCCTCCTATTTAATTCATGAGTAAGGTTCATCTCTGTTTTCTCAACATTAGGCATCCACACAGCACAAGTCTGCAATCCGAGTGTCTTAGAAAGCTCCACCAAAGTGGTATATAGAATCGTATGCCTATCAAGCGACTTTCGAATCTCCTGAGTGAGCATCCTCACATGGCTTGCAGCCTCCTTTTGCTTCATTATAAGACCAACCTCCCGTCCAAGATCCCACGTCTTTTTCTTCAGCATGAACTCCCTGACCTTCACCTTAAGAAGCATAGGGATCAGCGTGACAAGTGTAATTGCCGTGGCACACGACACCAACGCTGTGAGAATCTTGAAGACGGTGAGCGCCACCATGAGCTGAAAAGTGTGAGGGCCATAAGTCCACCCATTCAACAAATGCGTCAATCCACAAAGAACAATGAAGGCAATGAACTGTATAAGCACCCATTTGAAAGGAACATTTGTGCAACTTATGAAGTAAAGAAGCTCAATGGGGATTGAGAAGTATGCCACAGCAATCAAGAAATCCCCAACTCTCTGGCATTCTAGAATGCTCTCAATAGTCCACAAGCTAGATTCATCATCACAGTTGCATCTTGGAAATCCATTATCTGTTGTTGTTGCAGATACAGTTACCCATAAGAGGAGTGAGCAAATCAACAAGAACCAAGATGCCACTGCTTTTAACATTGATACCAATATATATATGTAGTTCTTGATCTTCAATCCATCTAAGCATATGTCACATATGTAAATTAATTGGCCATAGctagaaatcaaagaaaaaatctTCCAACAATTTCCTCAAATTGCCTTGACCTGCCAACAAAGCTAAGTAAGATCCAAAGATGGAAAAAACAAAATATGAGATCCTTAAAAAAGGGgaagggaaaaagtaaaaagaCACAATTCTATGACTTTTTTGTTTCACTTCTCTCACTCTTGTGATTTCAGGTTCAACCTTGGTTCATTGTTTCAATCTTATATAGCACCTTATGGATTGGAATGGCATGAATCGGTGAATAACACAGTTGTCAACAGATAAAGATGGCATTCCCCATCAACAAAAAAtgcaaataatttaaaattaaaaaaaaaaacatatacaaaaaaaatatataagggatataaaaaataaaaaacaaaaagaataaaagaatcaaGGAAATCTAGGCTATTACAAAACCTGGGGGGAAGGCAAAGTCcaaaaaaaaactattaaaaaaatcaaaagtcCAACAACAACGTGTAAGAACTAAGAGCTCTCcccgaaaaataaaaaataacaaaataaaaccaaaaaaataaagaagcatAATAAAACCCTGTAATGCAGAGCAAAAATAGAGTACCTGAAGAACCATATCTCCTTGAATGCAATCAAATATTCCAGCTTCACATCAGATCTTACCCCTTTTGTGGAacaccaaaatcaaaacttcagtTATAGAAACATCAAAGGATCACTCCATctccaccaccatcaccaccaccaccatgggTACCACCAAAGTCCATTGCTTTAGAACAACGTTAAGTGCACCACCATTGAGAACAAAAACAAGTAGAAAGAGCACACACCCAACAACACCAAAATGAAAAAGAACCCGTCTTTATCGTTCAACGACAAGAAGATCaagatgaagaaggaggaggaggaggggttGCTATAAGAGGAAAGCGAGTTGGAGGCTTTTTGTTGAAAAAGGCTTTTGTGTTGAAACgaaaggaaagaagaaatagattattgggagagaaagagagagagaatctttATGAAGGGTTAGAGAGAGTGAGTATTCTCCATTTTCCAACAATGAGAAACCAGAAAAGAAAACCATGAAAGGAAAGGGAGAAGAGAAGCGCCGTTGTTTCTTGG from Arachis ipaensis cultivar K30076 chromosome B09, Araip1.1, whole genome shotgun sequence includes these protein-coding regions:
- the LOC107617935 gene encoding ethylene receptor 2, with amino-acid sequence MLKAVASWFLLICSLLLWVTVSATTTDNGFPRCNCDDESSLWTIESILECQRVGDFLIAVAYFSIPIELLYFISCTNVPFKWVLIQFIAFIVLCGLTHLLNGWTYGPHTFQLMVALTVFKILTALVSCATAITLVTLIPMLLKVKVREFMLKKKTWDLGREVGLIMKQKEAASHVRMLTQEIRKSLDRHTILYTTLVELSKTLGLQTCAVWMPNVEKTEMNLTHELNRRNFNFTIPITDPDVVKIKGSDGVNILGPDSALAGASSGVNGEIGPVAAIRMPMLRVCNFKGGTPELTQACYAILVLILPSGETRSWSNQELEIIKVVADQVAVALSHAAILEESQLMREKLEEQNRALQQAKRDAMMASQARSSFQKVMSDGMRRPMHSILGLLSMVQDDNLKSEQKLIVDAMLRTSNVLSNLINDAMDNSAKDDGRFSLEIRSFRLHSMIKEAACLAKCMCVYRGFGFLVEVEKSLPDNVMGDERRVFQVILHMVGNLLDHSQREGTLVLRVFAETGSQGRTDKGWTSWRPSSSSGDVNIRFEIGINSSDSEIGSSFSSGFGVRKFSSDRVEGRLSFSICKRIVQLMQGNIWLVPNSHGYPQSMALVLRFQLRPSISIAISEPGEFSERHGSNSLLRGLQVLLADNDDVNRAVTQKLLQKLGCIVATVSSGFECLTAIGPAGTSFQIILLDLHMPDIDGFEVTTRIRKFRSRNWPMIVALTVNMGDELWEKCMQIGINGVIQKPVLLQGIASELRRLIIQGNNVL